From Garra rufa unplaced genomic scaffold, GarRuf1.0 hap1_unplaced_235, whole genome shotgun sequence, a single genomic window includes:
- the LOC141317007 gene encoding neuronal-specific septin-3-like codes for MSEIVPPEVRPKPAVPAKPSHVVPPSGVPFVPSPQGTGGDGQGSGRGSALLGYIGIDTIIEQMRKKTMKTGFDFNIMVVGQSGLGKSTLVNTLFKSQVSRRSTGWSRDEKIPKTVEIKSVSH; via the exons ATGTCAGAAATTGTGCCCCCTGAAGTGAGACCTAAACCTGCCGTCCCAGCTAAGCCCTCTCATGTGGTGCCACCTTCCGGTGTTCCCTTTGTGCCTTCACCCCAAGGAACAGGGGGTGATGGTCAAGGGTCAGGTCGAGGATCTGCATTGCTTGGATACATCGGAATAGACACCATCATCGAGCAGATGCGGAAGAAGACCATGAAGACAGGCTTTGACTTTAACATCATGGTTGTTG GTCAGAGTGGTCTTGGGAAGTCTACTTTAGTGAACACTCTCTTTAAGTCACAGGTGAGCAGGAGGAGCACAGGCTGGAGTCGTGATGAGAAGATCCCAAAGACCGTTGAGATTAAATCTGTGTCTCATG